TCTGAAACCGCTTGTGCGAAGCTTTCTAAGATTTCAATTCCTTTTTGAGTATGAGCAATTTCTCTTCCTCTAAATCGTACAGAAACTTTTACTTTGTTTCCATCTTTTAAAAACTTAATCGCATTTTTTGTTTTAACTTCTAAATCATGCTTCTCAATATTAGGGGATAATCTTACTTCTTTCACACTGATGACTTTCTGCTTTTTGCGGGCTTCCTTTTCCTTTTTAGCCAAATCGAATTTGTATTTGCCGTAATCCATAATACGACAAACCGGTGGATTCGCTTTAGGCGCAATTTTAACTAAATCAAGATTTCTTTCATTAGCCAATAATTGCCCTTCTTTAGCAGAAACAATTCCTAATTGGGTTCCGTCCACATCAATGAGTCTTATTTCTTTGTCCCTAATTTGCTCATTAATCATTAACTCGCTAATAACCGAGCACCTCCTAATAATATTTAAAACTTTATATATAATTAAAAAAGCGGATAGAATCTATCCGCTTCAAATACACTTTAAAGAGTAAGCACAAGTCATAAGATCATTATGACACACTTCTCATCTAGTCATGTATAAACCCTGTCGACATTTCGCGCAAGGTGAGAAACGGATGTTTCTACTTTTTAAATTAATATACCGTAAATGACTATATCATTATTCTATTGAGTTGTCAAGCCCTTGTATATCAATTTTTTTAGATGCTATTTCTTCTTTGATTTTTTCGATAAAATCAACTAAGGCTTGAGGACCTTCATCACCTTTTGCACGGCTTCTGACTGCAACTTTATTTTCTTCTTCCTCCTGTTGGCCGACAATAAGCATGTATGGTACTCTTTGAAGTCTTGCTTCTCTAATCTTATAACCGATTTTTTCAGCTCTATAGTCTGCTTCAACTTTTATGCCATTTTGCTCCAGTTGTTCTACTACACTTTCAGCGTAGTCATGATATTTTTCAGAAATAGGCAGAACCTTAACCTGCACTGGAGCAAGCCATGTTGGGAAAGCTCCTGCAAAATGTTCGATTAAGATTCCAATAAATCTTTCTATACTTCCGAATACTACTCTATGAATCATAACAGGACGATGTTTTTCTCCATCTTGTCCAACATACACTAAGTCAAAGCGTTCAGGCATTTGGAAATCTAATTGGATGGTTCCGCACTGCCATGTTCTTCCGAGACAGTCCTCTAAATGGAAGTCGATCTTAGGACCATAGAATGCGCCATCGCCTTCGTTAACGATATAGTTATATCCTTTTTCTTCTAAAACTTCTCTTAATGCAGTAGTTGCTCTTTCCCAATCTTCATCGCTTCCCATACTGTCTTCAGGTCTGGTGGAAAGTTCAACATGATACTTAAATCCAAAAACATTATAGAAGTCATCTATAAGATTAATTACATTCTTAATTTCTTCTTTAATCTGCTCTGGCAGCATAAAGATATGGGCATCATCCTGTGTAAAATTGCGTACTCTCATAAGACCATGAAGCGCTCCGGATAATTCATGACGATGAACCAATCCGAGCTCTGCCAGTCTAACAGGCAAATCTCTATAGGAATGCATCTTTGTTTTATAAACAAGCATACCGCCAGGACAGTTCATTGGCTTTACGGCATAATCCAAATCATCAATTTTAGTTACATACATATTGTCTTTGTAGTGATCCCAGTGTCCTGAACGATGCCATAATTCTTGATTTAAAATGATAGGCGTATTAATTTCTTTATACCCTGCTGCTTTATGTTTTTCTCTCCAATAATCTATTAATGTATTTCTAAGTTCCATTCCCTTTGGAAGGAAGAATGGGAATCCTGGGCCTTCTTCCATTAATGCAAAGAGCTCTAATTCTTTTCCAAGTTTTCTATGATCTCTTTTCTTAGCTTCTTCTAATTTATTGAGGTACTCATCTAGATCAGCTTTCTTAGGGAAAGAAGTTCCATAGATTCTTGAAAGCATTTTATTGTTTTCATTACCTCTCCAGTAAGCTCCTGCCACTGATAAAAGTTTAAAAGCTTTTACCGGTTTTGTAGACATAAGGTGCGGTCCAGCACATAAATCCACAAATTCTCCTTGCTTATAAAAGGAGATAACAGAGTCTTCCGGAAGATCGTTGATTAATTCAACTTTATAGTCTTCTCCTTTTTCCTCCATTAATTTAATTGCTTCATCCCTTGGCAGTTCAAATCTTTCAATTTGTAAATTTTCTTTTACAATATTCTTCATTTCTTTTTCGATTTTCTCCAAATCTTCAGGGCTAAATGCTTGTTCCGTATCGAAATCATAGTAAAATCCATCTTGAATAGAAGGACCAATGGCTAATTTTACATTGGGGAACAATCTTTTTACAGCCTGAGCTAAGATATGGGATGTTGTATGATGAAAAGCACCTTTTCCTTCTTCGTCATTAAAGGTTAGAATGCTTAATTCGCAATCCTCTGTAATGGGTGTTCGAAGATCTACCCTCTCATTATTAATAAGTCCTGCACAGGCAACCCTTGCTAAACCTTCACTTAAATCCTGTGCAACTTCAAGAACAGTTATACCTGATGAATATTCTTTTACAGTTCCGTCTTTTAATCTGATTTTAACCAATTTCCATTCTCCTTTCGTATAATTAAATTAAATATAAGTAAACAATACAAAAAACTCCCGTCCTCTTCATTGCGAAAAGGGACGAGAGTATTACTTCTCCCGCGGTTCCACCCTTATTGTTTCATTGGAAACCACTTTAAATAACGATTATAACGGCATCACCGAACCGGATTAAGGTCTCTTAGAGGTGGTCTTCATCAAATTCCATTTAAAGATACTCTCAGCTACTGTATCTTCTCTCTGTAAACTTCCCTTTGACTACTCTTCTCTTCATCGAGTTCACATTATATTAGTTTTTACAATTATAACATCTTCACATATTTTGTCAAGAAGTCAAATTTTTATACACAATTACTTAATTAATTTCATTGGAGTTTAAACAAAATTCACATTTAGGACAAAGGGTTACTTTGCCTTGAAAAATGCTGCTTATGGTTTCAATAAGGGGTTTGTTTTGTATCGCTTCATAATGATGAATGATTATTTGTCTCGGTGCAATAGTAATAAGTGCACTGACAAGTAAATCATCATAGTTAATTTCTTTATCGCTAAAATCTTGTTTGAATTCCTCTTTGCATCGTTCTGTGATGTCGTTTTTATCTTTGTCATAAATTTTAAAGCGACCTTCTTTAATGCCCACAATGTGGATAATTTCCTCTTTCATTTCTTGTACATCTACAAAATACTTTAATAATCTTAAGAACTCTTTGTATTCTTTTTGTGTTTCATATTCGCTGACTATATGGCTAACAACCATTTCTAATCTTTCTCTATACTCTTTTAAACGAAATAGTATAAACCCTTCTAATAAAAATTCATTGCTGTCTTCAAAAAAGTCCATAAGACAATCCATAATTTCTTTTCTATAAGAATAGTTTAAAGCCCGTGCATCTTCATTATTTTCTTTTTCGTAAAAAAACGTTCTGACCATTTCAAGTATTTTGAGCCGTTCAAGAGATGAATATTTGAGATATTTCACTTCTAGAATTTCTTTGACAATCTCAAAGCGAATACAATCTAATATAAGATTTGTCAAAGCACTGCTTGCATAGAGCTTTAGTG
The genomic region above belongs to Defluviitalea saccharophila and contains:
- the ytxC gene encoding putative sporulation protein YtxC, coding for MIVLTIGAYTQINKIKEYITLEFNKITPKALIPTYTISRRGDINFLYFEIDDDVLAKNYNFFFSDALKLYASSALTNLILDCIRFEIVKEILEVKYLKYSSLERLKILEMVRTFFYEKENNEDARALNYSYRKEIMDCLMDFFEDSNEFLLEGFILFRLKEYRERLEMVVSHIVSEYETQKEYKEFLRLLKYFVDVQEMKEEIIHIVGIKEGRFKIYDKDKNDITERCKEEFKQDFSDKEINYDDLLVSALITIAPRQIIIHHYEAIQNKPLIETISSIFQGKVTLCPKCEFCLNSNEIN
- the thrS gene encoding threonine--tRNA ligase translates to MVKIRLKDGTVKEYSSGITVLEVAQDLSEGLARVACAGLINNERVDLRTPITEDCELSILTFNDEEGKGAFHHTTSHILAQAVKRLFPNVKLAIGPSIQDGFYYDFDTEQAFSPEDLEKIEKEMKNIVKENLQIERFELPRDEAIKLMEEKGEDYKVELINDLPEDSVISFYKQGEFVDLCAGPHLMSTKPVKAFKLLSVAGAYWRGNENNKMLSRIYGTSFPKKADLDEYLNKLEEAKKRDHRKLGKELELFALMEEGPGFPFFLPKGMELRNTLIDYWREKHKAAGYKEINTPIILNQELWHRSGHWDHYKDNMYVTKIDDLDYAVKPMNCPGGMLVYKTKMHSYRDLPVRLAELGLVHRHELSGALHGLMRVRNFTQDDAHIFMLPEQIKEEIKNVINLIDDFYNVFGFKYHVELSTRPEDSMGSDEDWERATTALREVLEEKGYNYIVNEGDGAFYGPKIDFHLEDCLGRTWQCGTIQLDFQMPERFDLVYVGQDGEKHRPVMIHRVVFGSIERFIGILIEHFAGAFPTWLAPVQVKVLPISEKYHDYAESVVEQLEQNGIKVEADYRAEKIGYKIREARLQRVPYMLIVGQQEEEENKVAVRSRAKGDEGPQALVDFIEKIKEEIASKKIDIQGLDNSIE
- the infC gene encoding translation initiation factor IF-3 → MINEQIRDKEIRLIDVDGTQLGIVSAKEGQLLANERNLDLVKIAPKANPPVCRIMDYGKYKFDLAKKEKEARKKQKVISVKEVRLSPNIEKHDLEVKTKNAIKFLKDGNKVKVSVRFRGREIAHTQKGIEILESFAQAVSEFGELEKKPKMEGKSMIIIVTPKQM